A single window of Nocardioides baekrokdamisoli DNA harbors:
- a CDS encoding ANTAR domain-containing response regulator: MTQRRTVVIAEDEVLIRMDLKEMLTEEGYDVIGEAGDGQRAVELVTELRPDLVMMDVRMPVLDGIAAAEVIAQQRIAPVVMLTAFSQRELVERARDAGAMAYLVKPFTASDLVPAIEVAVSRFQEVVQLEAEVGTLQERLDTRIAVDRAKGVLQERLSLSESEAFRWIQKTAMDLRLSMRQVADGVVEHGPEIAG; the protein is encoded by the coding sequence GTGACTCAGCGCCGAACCGTCGTCATCGCCGAGGATGAGGTCCTCATCCGGATGGACCTCAAGGAGATGCTCACCGAAGAGGGGTACGACGTCATCGGAGAGGCCGGCGACGGTCAGCGAGCCGTCGAACTCGTCACCGAGTTGCGACCCGATCTGGTGATGATGGACGTACGCATGCCGGTCCTCGACGGGATCGCCGCGGCCGAGGTGATCGCCCAGCAGCGGATCGCTCCTGTGGTCATGCTCACCGCCTTCTCCCAGCGCGAGTTGGTGGAGCGGGCGCGGGACGCCGGCGCGATGGCGTACCTGGTCAAGCCCTTCACGGCCAGTGATCTGGTGCCGGCGATCGAGGTCGCGGTGAGCAGGTTCCAGGAGGTCGTCCAGCTCGAGGCCGAGGTCGGCACTCTCCAGGAGCGGCTGGACACTCGGATCGCGGTTGATCGCGCCAAGGGCGTACTCCAGGAGCGGCTGAGCCTCAGCGAGTCCGAAGCGTTCCGCTGGATCCAGAAGACCGCGATGGATCTCAGACTGTCGATGCGCCAGGTCGCTGACGGCGTCGTCGAGCATGGTCCGGAGATTGCCGGTTGA
- a CDS encoding GNAT family N-acetyltransferase, whose amino-acid sequence MSQGQVWLRQAQADDAAFLASSWRTHLREAESVGEADILAIIEAAQASADEQLLIAEYDGERAGAALLRVTTVSPLNLEPILSVVAPFVVATQRRKGVGRALLNAATTFADERGIATMATVASASSREANRYFSRLGLGPHALVRTAPVALVASRLAAAAGQRMPRPRQGAKLADVMAARRAVRRTPAAR is encoded by the coding sequence TTGAGCCAAGGACAGGTGTGGCTGCGCCAGGCGCAGGCCGATGATGCCGCCTTCCTCGCAAGCAGTTGGCGTACGCATCTCCGCGAGGCCGAATCCGTCGGTGAGGCAGACATTCTCGCGATCATCGAGGCGGCGCAGGCGTCCGCCGACGAGCAGCTGCTGATCGCCGAGTACGACGGCGAGCGAGCGGGCGCGGCCTTGCTGCGCGTCACGACGGTCTCACCCCTCAACCTCGAGCCGATCCTGTCGGTGGTGGCTCCGTTCGTCGTGGCGACCCAGCGGCGCAAGGGCGTCGGACGGGCGTTGCTCAACGCAGCGACGACGTTCGCCGACGAACGTGGGATCGCCACGATGGCGACCGTCGCCAGCGCGAGTTCTCGCGAGGCGAACCGGTACTTCTCGCGCCTCGGCCTCGGCCCGCACGCGTTGGTACGCACCGCGCCGGTCGCGTTGGTCGCCAGTCGTCTGGCAGCCGCTGCCGGTCAGCGGATGCCTCGTCCGCGACAGGGCGCGAAGCTGGCCGACGTGATGGCGGCCCGTCGCGCCGTCAGGCGTACGCCGGCTGCGCGCTGA
- the pyk gene encoding pyruvate kinase, translating to MRRAKIVCTLGPAVGSERKIRELVYAGMDVARLNMSHGNHVEHAERYAMVRKAAEDSGRAIGIFADLQGPKIRLETFAEGKALLRRGQRWTITTRDVPGDDVICGTTFKGLPGDVTVGDVILIDDGKLRLRVLGVEDGTDVITEVLVGGPVSNNKGINLPGVAVSVPALSEKDERDLRFALELGVDYIALSFVRNASDAEDVRRVMRDVGRMLPIIAKIEKPQAVENLDEVMKAFDAFMVARGDLGVECPLEEVPFLQKRIIEQARLNAKPVIVATQMLDSMISNPTPSRAEANDVANAVLDGADAVMLSAETSVGEYPIVTVETMARIIEATETHAFEPGRLGHLSKIIWKPRTKGGIIAKAAEEVAERMDAKFLIAFTQSGDSARRLARLRGPIRVLAFTPIASVRSQLALSWGIEPILTDPVEHTDMMARQVDEHLLPTGRIEEGDNVVIIAGSPPGIPGSTNDLRIHRMGDAINEVAPAYRRTEQ from the coding sequence ATGAGGCGCGCGAAGATTGTCTGTACTCTCGGTCCGGCTGTCGGCAGTGAGAGGAAGATCCGCGAGCTCGTCTATGCCGGTATGGACGTGGCCCGGCTCAACATGAGCCACGGCAATCACGTCGAGCACGCCGAGCGATACGCGATGGTCCGCAAGGCCGCGGAGGACTCGGGGCGCGCGATCGGCATCTTCGCCGACCTGCAGGGCCCGAAGATCCGCCTGGAGACCTTCGCCGAGGGCAAGGCGCTGCTCCGCCGCGGCCAGCGGTGGACCATCACCACGCGCGACGTGCCCGGTGACGACGTCATCTGCGGCACCACCTTCAAGGGCCTCCCGGGCGACGTGACGGTGGGCGACGTGATTCTCATCGACGACGGCAAGCTGCGCCTGCGCGTACTCGGCGTCGAGGACGGCACCGACGTGATCACCGAGGTGCTGGTCGGTGGGCCGGTGAGCAACAACAAGGGCATCAACCTCCCGGGCGTCGCGGTGTCCGTGCCGGCGCTGTCGGAGAAGGACGAGCGCGACCTGCGTTTCGCCCTCGAGTTGGGCGTCGACTACATCGCACTGAGCTTCGTACGCAATGCCTCCGACGCCGAGGACGTACGCCGGGTCATGCGCGATGTCGGCCGGATGCTGCCGATCATTGCGAAGATCGAGAAGCCGCAGGCCGTCGAGAACCTCGACGAGGTGATGAAGGCGTTCGACGCCTTCATGGTCGCCCGCGGTGACCTGGGTGTGGAGTGCCCCCTCGAGGAGGTTCCGTTCCTCCAGAAGCGCATCATCGAGCAGGCCCGACTCAACGCCAAGCCGGTCATCGTCGCCACGCAGATGCTGGACTCGATGATCAGCAACCCGACGCCGAGCCGAGCCGAGGCCAACGACGTCGCCAACGCCGTGCTGGACGGTGCGGACGCGGTGATGCTGTCGGCGGAGACCAGCGTCGGTGAGTACCCGATCGTGACGGTCGAGACGATGGCCCGGATCATCGAGGCAACGGAGACCCATGCGTTCGAGCCGGGTCGACTCGGCCACCTGAGCAAGATCATCTGGAAGCCGCGTACCAAGGGCGGCATCATCGCCAAGGCGGCCGAGGAGGTCGCCGAGCGGATGGATGCCAAGTTCCTGATCGCCTTCACCCAGTCCGGTGACTCGGCTCGCCGTCTGGCGCGTCTGCGTGGTCCGATCCGGGTGCTGGCGTTCACCCCGATCGCTTCGGTGCGTTCGCAACTGGCTCTGAGTTGGGGCATCGAGCCGATCCTGACGGACCCCGTCGAGCACACCGACATGATGGCCAGGCAGGTCGATGAGCACCTGTTGCCGACCGGTCGGATCGAGGAGGGGGACAACGTGGTGATCATCGCTGGGTCGCCTCCCGGGATCCCCGGTTCGACCAACGACCTGCGCATCCACCGGATGGGCGATGCGATCAACGAGGTCGCGCCCGCCTATCGGCGCACCGAGCAGTAG
- a CDS encoding SDR family NAD(P)-dependent oxidoreductase, protein MAEKGRFFPRVLQQTPVYTRLAERRRYEVAGTRIVITGASSGIGAASAARLARAGAEVVLVARREDELAQVVQEIRAAGGAASYEVADLADEAAIDELIARLVESGGVDVLINNAGHSIRRPVVKSRMSDYERQISLNYLAPVRLTLGLVPSMLERGGGHIVNVSTWAVMLPGAPLFAGYVASKSALTAFGDSVHAELAVKGVTVTTVFPPLVRTPMITPTAAFDGAPSLSAEEVAEWVLRAVAHRPREIAPRVSHIFRAVDATLPAMARRAVSRR, encoded by the coding sequence ATGGCCGAGAAGGGCAGATTCTTCCCGCGGGTCCTGCAGCAGACCCCGGTCTACACGCGGCTTGCTGAGCGACGCCGGTACGAGGTGGCCGGCACGCGGATCGTGATCACCGGAGCTTCCTCGGGGATCGGAGCGGCCAGCGCAGCGCGCTTGGCTCGGGCCGGTGCTGAGGTCGTCCTGGTCGCCCGTCGTGAGGACGAGTTGGCTCAGGTCGTGCAGGAGATCCGGGCCGCGGGCGGTGCCGCGTCCTACGAGGTGGCAGACCTCGCCGACGAGGCCGCGATCGACGAACTGATCGCCCGTCTCGTCGAGAGCGGCGGCGTGGACGTACTGATCAACAACGCCGGACACTCGATCCGGCGCCCCGTGGTGAAGTCCCGGATGAGTGACTACGAGCGCCAGATCTCGCTCAACTACCTGGCACCGGTCCGGCTCACGCTCGGACTCGTGCCATCGATGTTGGAGCGCGGTGGTGGTCACATCGTCAACGTCTCCACCTGGGCGGTGATGCTCCCGGGTGCGCCCCTGTTCGCCGGCTACGTCGCGTCGAAGAGTGCCCTCACGGCATTCGGTGACTCCGTGCACGCCGAACTCGCGGTCAAGGGGGTCACCGTCACCACGGTCTTCCCGCCGCTGGTGCGTACCCCGATGATCACGCCCACGGCCGCCTTCGACGGCGCTCCGTCGCTCAGCGCCGAAGAGGTCGCCGAGTGGGTGTTGCGTGCGGTGGCTCACCGGCCGCGCGAGATCGCCCCACGGGTGTCACACATCTTCCGGGCGGTCGATGCCACGCTGCCGGCGATGGCACGCCGGGCGGTCAGTCGCCGCTGA
- a CDS encoding hotdog fold thioesterase has product MSDTNDTSIPVEEFLKHMPYGMGGMNEKLGVELLYISAERVEGRMPVAGNEQPMGLLHGGASIALAETLGSVGSAIHAMANGGVAVGVDINATHHRAATSGYVHAVATAIHRGRTSAAYEIVITNDEGKRVCTSRITCAIVPADRFA; this is encoded by the coding sequence ATGAGCGACACGAACGACACCAGCATCCCGGTCGAGGAGTTCCTGAAGCACATGCCGTACGGCATGGGCGGGATGAACGAGAAGCTCGGCGTCGAACTCCTCTACATCTCGGCGGAACGAGTCGAGGGTCGGATGCCGGTGGCCGGCAACGAGCAGCCGATGGGCCTGCTCCACGGCGGCGCCTCGATCGCCCTGGCTGAGACCCTCGGCTCCGTCGGGTCGGCCATCCATGCGATGGCGAACGGCGGCGTTGCGGTCGGCGTCGACATCAACGCGACCCATCATCGAGCCGCAACCAGCGGTTACGTGCACGCCGTGGCCACGGCGATCCACCGTGGTCGTACGTCGGCCGCGTACGAGATCGTGATCACCAACGACGAGGGCAAGCGCGTGTGCACCTCACGGATCACCTGCGCGATCGTCCCCGCCGACCGCTTCGCGTGA